One genomic window of Euwallacea fornicatus isolate EFF26 chromosome 7, ASM4011564v1, whole genome shotgun sequence includes the following:
- the muc gene encoding dihydrolipoyllysine-residue acetyltransferase component of pyruvate dehydrogenase complex, mitochondrial isoform X2, producing MFRTVISKSDAVKEVVKKTVRAQILRNISLQSVRNRHCHRALLTSTKSQLLKPCKCATETLRYYSSDLPSHIKVTLPALSPTMELGTIISWEKKEGDKLNEGDLLAEIETDKATMGFETPEEGYLAKILIPAGSKDVPVGKLVCVIVENESDIAAFKDFKDDGTGPSKSSAAAAPVSTVPIPVAPVPPSPAPVAATAPDIAPHAAAAAHAAPSSPGPFVDISVSNIRKTIAKRLLESKQLIPHYYLTQEVNVDALMKVRSKYNKKLEKQGVKLSVNDFIVKATAVASQKVPEANSHWLDTVIRQFRNVDVSVAVSTDKGLITPIVWEVNNKGVVEISKIVKELAGKARDGKLQPHEFQGGTISVSNLGMFGINHFCAIINPPQSCILAIGTSVTRLVPDETKEKGFREAQYLTVTLSCDHRVVDGAVGARWLQAFKECIEDPVAMIL from the exons ATGTTCCGGACCGTAATTTCAAAGAGTGACGCAGTCAAAGAGGTGGTCAAAAAGACTGTTCGAGCGcaaattttacgaaatatttCCTTGCAAAGTGTGAGGAACCGACACTGTCACAG GGCACTTCTTACTAGCACAAAGAGTCAACTCCTGAAACCATGCAAATGTGCCACAGAAACCTTAAGATATTACTCCAGCGACCTTCCCTCCCACATCAAAGTAACCTTGCCTGCGCTGTCACCTACCATGGAATTAGGGACAATAATCAGTTGGGAGAAAAAAGAGGGCGATAAACTGAATGAGGGTGACTTGCTGGCAGAGATTGAGACCGACAAGGCTACAATGGGCTTTGAAACTCCAGAGGAGGGATATTTAGCCAAAATCTTAATTCCTGCAGGCAGCAAAGATGTGCCAGTTGGAAAATTG GTATGTGTTATTGTGGAAAACGAGAGCGACATTGCGGCGTTTAAAGACTTCAAAGATGATGGTACAGGACCATCAAAGTCATCTGCAGCAGCTGCTCCTGTTTCAACTGTGCCTATCCCTGTCGCACCTGTGCCCCCATCTCCAGCACCAG TTGCCGCTACTGCTCCTGATATCGCCCCTCACGCAGCAGCAGCAGCCCACGCGGCTCCTTCATCTCCCGGACcatttgtcgatatttcaG TGTCAAATATACGTAAAACGATCGCGAAGAGGCTGTTGGAGTCGAAGCAGCTAATTCCCCATTACTACCTCACGCAGGAAGTTAACGTAGACGCCCTCATGAAAGTCCGATCCAAATATAACAAGAAACTGGAGAAACAAGGAGTGAAACTCAGCGTCAACGATTTCATAGTGAAAGCTACTGCCGTAGCTTCCCAAAAG GTGCCTGAAGCGAACTCCCATTGGTTAGATACAGTAATCAGGCAGTTCAGGAACGTGGATGTGAGCGTGGCTGTTTCCACAGATAAAGGTCTGATTACCCCTATTGTGTGGGAAGTCAACAACAAGGGAGTTGTAGAGATTAGTAAAATAGTGAAGGAATTGGCGGGCAAAGCTAGGGATGGAAAATTGCAACCGCACGAATTCCAAG GCGGTACCATCAGCGTGTCGAATTTAGGAATGTTCGGTATTAATCATTTCTGTGCCATAATCAATCCTCCACAGAGCTGTATATTGGCAATAGGAACTTCAGTTACTCGATTAGTCCCGGACGAAACTAAGGAAAAAGG ATTTCGGGAAGCTCAGTACCTAACTGTGACTCTGAGCTGCGATCACAGGGTGGTGGATGGAGCTGTCGGGGCAAGATGGTTGCAAGCCTTCAAAGAGTGCATAGAAGACCCCGTCGCCATGATTTTATGA
- the muc gene encoding dihydrolipoyllysine-residue acetyltransferase component of pyruvate dehydrogenase complex, mitochondrial isoform X1: MFRTVISKSDAVKEVVKKTVRAQILRNISLQSVRNRHCHRALLTSTKSQLLKPCKCATETLRYYSSDLPSHIKVTLPALSPTMELGTIISWEKKEGDKLNEGDLLAEIETDKATMGFETPEEGYLAKILIPAGSKDVPVGKLVCVIVENESDIAAFKDFKDDGTGPSKSSAAAAPVSTVPIPVAPVPPSPAPAADYGAGGRVYASPMAKRLAEQRNIRLQGKGTGLFGAITSSDLGAHVAATAPDIAPHAAAAAHAAPSSPGPFVDISVSNIRKTIAKRLLESKQLIPHYYLTQEVNVDALMKVRSKYNKKLEKQGVKLSVNDFIVKATAVASQKVPEANSHWLDTVIRQFRNVDVSVAVSTDKGLITPIVWEVNNKGVVEISKIVKELAGKARDGKLQPHEFQGGTISVSNLGMFGINHFCAIINPPQSCILAIGTSVTRLVPDETKEKGFREAQYLTVTLSCDHRVVDGAVGARWLQAFKECIEDPVAMIL; encoded by the exons ATGTTCCGGACCGTAATTTCAAAGAGTGACGCAGTCAAAGAGGTGGTCAAAAAGACTGTTCGAGCGcaaattttacgaaatatttCCTTGCAAAGTGTGAGGAACCGACACTGTCACAG GGCACTTCTTACTAGCACAAAGAGTCAACTCCTGAAACCATGCAAATGTGCCACAGAAACCTTAAGATATTACTCCAGCGACCTTCCCTCCCACATCAAAGTAACCTTGCCTGCGCTGTCACCTACCATGGAATTAGGGACAATAATCAGTTGGGAGAAAAAAGAGGGCGATAAACTGAATGAGGGTGACTTGCTGGCAGAGATTGAGACCGACAAGGCTACAATGGGCTTTGAAACTCCAGAGGAGGGATATTTAGCCAAAATCTTAATTCCTGCAGGCAGCAAAGATGTGCCAGTTGGAAAATTG GTATGTGTTATTGTGGAAAACGAGAGCGACATTGCGGCGTTTAAAGACTTCAAAGATGATGGTACAGGACCATCAAAGTCATCTGCAGCAGCTGCTCCTGTTTCAACTGTGCCTATCCCTGTCGCACCTGTGCCCCCATCTCCAGCACCAG CTGCAGATTATGGCGCTGGAGGCCGGGTATACGCGAGCCCCATGGCGAAAAGACTTGCCGAACAACGAAACATAAGACTGCAGGGCAAAGGTACTGGATTATTTGGAGCTATTACATCATCCGATCTTGGGGCACACG TTGCCGCTACTGCTCCTGATATCGCCCCTCACGCAGCAGCAGCAGCCCACGCGGCTCCTTCATCTCCCGGACcatttgtcgatatttcaG TGTCAAATATACGTAAAACGATCGCGAAGAGGCTGTTGGAGTCGAAGCAGCTAATTCCCCATTACTACCTCACGCAGGAAGTTAACGTAGACGCCCTCATGAAAGTCCGATCCAAATATAACAAGAAACTGGAGAAACAAGGAGTGAAACTCAGCGTCAACGATTTCATAGTGAAAGCTACTGCCGTAGCTTCCCAAAAG GTGCCTGAAGCGAACTCCCATTGGTTAGATACAGTAATCAGGCAGTTCAGGAACGTGGATGTGAGCGTGGCTGTTTCCACAGATAAAGGTCTGATTACCCCTATTGTGTGGGAAGTCAACAACAAGGGAGTTGTAGAGATTAGTAAAATAGTGAAGGAATTGGCGGGCAAAGCTAGGGATGGAAAATTGCAACCGCACGAATTCCAAG GCGGTACCATCAGCGTGTCGAATTTAGGAATGTTCGGTATTAATCATTTCTGTGCCATAATCAATCCTCCACAGAGCTGTATATTGGCAATAGGAACTTCAGTTACTCGATTAGTCCCGGACGAAACTAAGGAAAAAGG ATTTCGGGAAGCTCAGTACCTAACTGTGACTCTGAGCTGCGATCACAGGGTGGTGGATGGAGCTGTCGGGGCAAGATGGTTGCAAGCCTTCAAAGAGTGCATAGAAGACCCCGTCGCCATGATTTTATGA
- the LOC136340225 gene encoding 6-phosphofructo-2-kinase/fructose-2,6-bisphosphatase-like isoform X2, with product MNYSCCFESEGELGASSEEGIFGIVKEQPLKMASKPSFAEKEIKDEARVYDISDYRRKHMKQYATHEMFRADNLPAWRIRQQSFREALEEACNWLGQPGHQVAVLDGPNVSRVQRQDIYDLAHGQLGFRVMFIECVCEDPVLLERNFKEILQYSADYRGMATEQALKDLTHKMAHYKAQYDSPTLGSLWELPCPMVKLLDGGEGGVIAHGVTGVREGKILAYVSTPKPYQQTLYFSRHGESEFNVVGRIGGDAPLSPRGRMYSKSLAKHVQALNLPSLQVWTSTLQRTRATACHINAPQQHLHELDEIWSGDCENFSYEELQERFPRELALRDREKLKYRYPQGESYVDVMQRLIPVLNQLECETNVLTVSHQAVLRCVLSYFLETPPEEIPYVHVPLHTIIKITLQGFNYNMETIKMPIECVDTTRAKPVNCSEDRTTEDALLTLPAHFDSMASLKANVATCT from the exons ATGAACTACTCTTGTTGCTTCGAAAGTGAAGGAGAATTAGGGGCTTCCAGTGAAGAGGGGATTTTTGGCATTGTAAAGGAACAACCTTTGAAGATGGCTTCCAAGCCAAGCTTTGCAGAAAAGGAAATTAAGGATGAGGCTAGAG TGTACGACATATCAGACTACCGTCGCAAGCATATGAAGCAGTACGCCACCCACGAAATGTTCCGCGCAGACAATCTACCGGCCTGGCGCATCCGCCAGCAGAGCTTCCGCGAGGCCTTAGAGGAGGCTTGTAACTGGCTGGGCCAGCCTGGACACCAGGTGGCCGTCCTGGACGGTCCCAACGTGTCCAGGGTGCAACGCCAAGACATCTACGACTTAGCCCACGGGCAACTGGGCTTCAGAGTGATGTTCATCGAATGCGTCTGCGAGGACCCCGTTTTGCTCGAGAGGAACTTCAAA GAGATACTGCAATACAGCGCTGACTATAGAGGCATGGCCACAGAGCAGGCACTGAAAGACCTGACGCACAAGATGGCGCATTACAAGGCCCAATACGACTCGCCCACTTTGGGGAGTCTGTGGGAGCTGCCATGCCCCATGGTGAAGTTGCTGGATGGGGGGGAAGGTGGGGTAATCGCCCATGGAGTTACCGGAGTGCGGGAGGGGAAGATATTGGCCTACGTTTCGACTCCGAAGCCGTATCAGCAAACGCTCTACTTCAGCAGG CACGGAGAGAGCGAATTCAACGTTGTCGGACGCATCGGGGGCGACGCCCCCCTGTCTCCCAGAGGACGCATGTATTCCAAGTCTCTGGCGAAGCACGTTCAGGCCCTCAACTTACCGTCCTTGCAAGTGTGGACGTCCACTCTTCAGAGGACCAGGGCTACGGCTTGCCACATCAACGCTCCGCAGCAACACTTGCACGAATTGGATGAAATTTGGTCG GGCGATTGCGAGAACTTCTCCTACGAGGAGCTTCAGGAGCGCTTCCCCCGGGAGTTGGCTCTACGCGACAGGGAAAAACTGAAGTACCGCTACCCTCAAGGGGAGTCATACGTGGACGTGATGCAACGTCTGATTCCCGTACTCAACCAGTTGGAATGCGAAACCAACGTCCTGACAGTCAGTCATCAGGCGGTACTGCGTTGCGTCTTGAGCTATTTCCTCGAGACTCCTCCCGAAGAGATCCCGTATGTGCACGTGCCGTTGCACACAATCATTAAG ATCACTCTCCAAGGTTTCAACTACAATATGGAGACCATCAAGATGCCCATCGAATGCGTCGATACCACCAGGGCAAAACCGGTCAATTGTTCGGAAGACCGCACCACAGAAGATGCACTGTTAACGCTTCCAGCTCATTTCGACTCTATGGCGAGCCTCAAAGCCAACGTGGCAACATGCACTTAA
- the LOC136340225 gene encoding 6-phosphofructo-2-kinase/fructose-2,6-bisphosphatase-like isoform X1, whose protein sequence is MNYSCCFESEGELGASSEEGIFGIVKEQPLKMASKPSFAEKEIKDEARGAQSDPAPKKGALRQFSPLLVAMVGLPGRGKSLLAKRLCRYLNYTGDSSKVYDISDYRRKHMKQYATHEMFRADNLPAWRIRQQSFREALEEACNWLGQPGHQVAVLDGPNVSRVQRQDIYDLAHGQLGFRVMFIECVCEDPVLLERNFKEILQYSADYRGMATEQALKDLTHKMAHYKAQYDSPTLGSLWELPCPMVKLLDGGEGGVIAHGVTGVREGKILAYVSTPKPYQQTLYFSRHGESEFNVVGRIGGDAPLSPRGRMYSKSLAKHVQALNLPSLQVWTSTLQRTRATACHINAPQQHLHELDEIWSGDCENFSYEELQERFPRELALRDREKLKYRYPQGESYVDVMQRLIPVLNQLECETNVLTVSHQAVLRCVLSYFLETPPEEIPYVHVPLHTIIKITLQGFNYNMETIKMPIECVDTTRAKPVNCSEDRTTEDALLTLPAHFDSMASLKANVATCT, encoded by the exons ATGAACTACTCTTGTTGCTTCGAAAGTGAAGGAGAATTAGGGGCTTCCAGTGAAGAGGGGATTTTTGGCATTGTAAAGGAACAACCTTTGAAGATGGCTTCCAAGCCAAGCTTTGCAGAAAAGGAAATTAAGGATGAGGCTAGAG GCGCCCAGTCCGACCCTGCGCCCAAGAAAGGGGCGCTGCGACAGTTCAGCCCCCTACTGGTGGCCATGGTGGGGCTGCCGGGGCGCGGCAAAAGCTTGCTGGCCAAGAGATTGTGTCGGTATTTGAACTATACCGGGGATTCTTCGAAAG TGTACGACATATCAGACTACCGTCGCAAGCATATGAAGCAGTACGCCACCCACGAAATGTTCCGCGCAGACAATCTACCGGCCTGGCGCATCCGCCAGCAGAGCTTCCGCGAGGCCTTAGAGGAGGCTTGTAACTGGCTGGGCCAGCCTGGACACCAGGTGGCCGTCCTGGACGGTCCCAACGTGTCCAGGGTGCAACGCCAAGACATCTACGACTTAGCCCACGGGCAACTGGGCTTCAGAGTGATGTTCATCGAATGCGTCTGCGAGGACCCCGTTTTGCTCGAGAGGAACTTCAAA GAGATACTGCAATACAGCGCTGACTATAGAGGCATGGCCACAGAGCAGGCACTGAAAGACCTGACGCACAAGATGGCGCATTACAAGGCCCAATACGACTCGCCCACTTTGGGGAGTCTGTGGGAGCTGCCATGCCCCATGGTGAAGTTGCTGGATGGGGGGGAAGGTGGGGTAATCGCCCATGGAGTTACCGGAGTGCGGGAGGGGAAGATATTGGCCTACGTTTCGACTCCGAAGCCGTATCAGCAAACGCTCTACTTCAGCAGG CACGGAGAGAGCGAATTCAACGTTGTCGGACGCATCGGGGGCGACGCCCCCCTGTCTCCCAGAGGACGCATGTATTCCAAGTCTCTGGCGAAGCACGTTCAGGCCCTCAACTTACCGTCCTTGCAAGTGTGGACGTCCACTCTTCAGAGGACCAGGGCTACGGCTTGCCACATCAACGCTCCGCAGCAACACTTGCACGAATTGGATGAAATTTGGTCG GGCGATTGCGAGAACTTCTCCTACGAGGAGCTTCAGGAGCGCTTCCCCCGGGAGTTGGCTCTACGCGACAGGGAAAAACTGAAGTACCGCTACCCTCAAGGGGAGTCATACGTGGACGTGATGCAACGTCTGATTCCCGTACTCAACCAGTTGGAATGCGAAACCAACGTCCTGACAGTCAGTCATCAGGCGGTACTGCGTTGCGTCTTGAGCTATTTCCTCGAGACTCCTCCCGAAGAGATCCCGTATGTGCACGTGCCGTTGCACACAATCATTAAG ATCACTCTCCAAGGTTTCAACTACAATATGGAGACCATCAAGATGCCCATCGAATGCGTCGATACCACCAGGGCAAAACCGGTCAATTGTTCGGAAGACCGCACCACAGAAGATGCACTGTTAACGCTTCCAGCTCATTTCGACTCTATGGCGAGCCTCAAAGCCAACGTGGCAACATGCACTTAA
- the LOC136340239 gene encoding glucose-induced degradation protein 4 homolog: protein MPVRVDPNLPPPANSKQPGITKSLLYNGSKFQGFQKSKGNSYEVEVVLQHVDEENSYLCGYLQINGLTEEYPKLTTFFDGEIISQKYPFLTRKWDADEEVDRKHWSKFSQFNQYIKTFNSDNFDYSQLADTDYVFMRWKEHFLVPDHTIRDISGASFAGFYYICFQKSKASIEGYYYHRSSEWFQSLNLTHVPENSVQIYEFR from the exons ATGCCCGTAAGGGTGGACCCTAATTTGCCTCCGCCTGCCAATTCCAAGCAACCAGGGATCACCAAAAGCCTGTTGTATAATGGATCTAAGTTTCAAGGGTTCCAGAAAAGCAAAGGGAATTCCTATGAAGTTGAGGTGGTTTTGCAG CATGTAGATGAAGAAAATTCCTACTTATGTGGGTACTTGCAAATAAATGGCCTCACTGAAGAGTATCCCAAACTGACAACTTTCTTCGATGGGGAGATTATAAGCCAGAAGTACCCTTTCTTGACCCGGAAGTGGGATGCTGACGAAGAAGTGGACCGCAAACACTGG TCTAAATTCTCACAATTCAACCAATACATAAAAACCTTTAACTCAGACAACTTCGACTACAGCCAATTAGCTGACACAGACTATGTGTTCATGCGATGGAAAGAGCACTTTTTAGTGCCTGATCATACAATTCGGGACATTAGTGGAGCCTCCTTTGCAGGGTTTTACTACATATGTTTCCAAAAATCAAAAGCTTCCATTGAAGGATACTATTACCATAGGAGTTCAGAATG GTTCCAGTCATTAAATCTTACCCATGTGCCTGAAAATTCTGTACAGATCTACGAATTTAGGTAA
- the cpb gene encoding F-actin-capping protein subunit beta, with amino-acid sequence MGDQFDCALDLMRRLPPQQIEKNLGDLIDLVPSLCEDLLSSVDQPLKIAQDKETGKDYVLCDYNRDGDSYRSPWSNTYYPPLDDGQMPSERLRKLELEANHAFDQYREMYFEGGVSSVYFWDLDHGFAGVILIKKIGDGSKKIKGCWDSLHVVEVQEKSSGRTSHYKMTSTAMLWLQTNEAGSGTMNLGGSLTRQIEHDAPVNENNPHIANIGRMVEDMENKIRHILKDIYFSKTKDVVNSLRSVQTLTETRQKEILKIDLAKALQARQNKSDN; translated from the exons ATG gGTGACCAATTTGATTGCGCTTTGGACCTTATGCGAAGACTACCCCCACAACAAATAGAAAAGAATCTGGGTGATCTCATAGACCTAGTCCCCAGTTTATGTGAAGACCTTCTCTCCTCTGTGGACCAACCCTTGAAAATTGCCCAAGACAAGGAAACAGGCAAAGACTACGTTCTATGTGACTACAATAGAGATGGTGATTCTTACAGGTCTCCCTGGTCAAACACCTACTATCCCCCACTCGACGACGGGCAGATGCCTTCTGAACGTTTGCGAAAACTCGAACTGGAGGCTAACCACGCTTTTGATCAATATAGAGAAATGTACTTTGAAGGGGGTGTTAGTTCGGTGTATTTCTGGGACTTGGACCATGGTTTCGCTGGTGTTATATTGATTAAGAAAATCGGAGATGggagtaaaaaaatcaaaggttGCTGGGACTCCCTGCACGTGGTAGAGGTGCAGGAGAAGAGTTCCGGGAGAACGTCGCATTACAAAATGACATCCACCGCTATGCTGTGGCTTCAAACCAATGAGGCTGGGTCGGGGACTATGAACCTGGGGGGCAGTTTGACCAGGCAAATAGAGCATGACGCGCCGGTTAACGAGAATAACCCTCATATCGCCAACATTGGACGGATGGTCGAGGACATGGAGAACAAAATCCGACACATCCTGAAGGacatttattttagcaaaactAAGGATGTAGTGAATAGCTTAAGATCG GTCCAAACGTTGACCGAAACTAGACAGAAAGAAATCCTGAAAATTGACCTCGCCAAGGCTTTGCAAGCAAGGCAAAACAAGTCTGATAATTGA